The Thunnus maccoyii chromosome 9, fThuMac1.1, whole genome shotgun sequence genome includes a region encoding these proteins:
- the hint2 gene encoding histidine triad nucleotide-binding protein 2, mitochondrial isoform X2, producing the protein MYFRQIIRTQLVGTRTAHLNLLHRVCRAERPLCTKSDEVRLAEEASKKYGSPSPTIFSKVIDKSIPADIIYEDEKCLAFRDISPQAPVHFLVIPRIPIPRISEAKDDEAELLGHLLVVAKNVAKQESLNEGYRVVINDGKHGAQSVYHLHIHVLGGRQMKWPPG; encoded by the exons ATGTATTTTCGTCAGATTATACGGACACAGTTGGTCGGGACCAGAACGGCTCACCTCAACCTTTTGCACCGTGTTTGTCGAGCCGAG AGACCACTGTGCACCAAAAGCGATGAGGTTCGACTGGCAGAGGAGGCCAGTAAGAAGTATGGCTCCCCATCTCCAACCATCTTCTCCAAAGTGATCGACAAAAGCATCCCTGCAGATATCATTTATGAAGATGAGAAG tgtttgGCTTTCAGGGATATCAGTCCACAGGCCCCTGTTCATTTTCTCGTCATTCCAAGGATCCCAATTCCCAGAATAAGTGAGGCCAAAGATGATGAAGCAGAG CTCTTGGGACATTTGCTGGTTGTCGCCAAAAATGTTGCAAAGCAGGAATCTCTAAATGAAGGATACAGAGTTG TGATCAACGATGGGAAACacggtgctcagtctgtttacCACCTTCACATCCACGTCCTGGGAGGGAGACAGATGAAATGGCCACCAGGATAA
- the hint2 gene encoding histidine triad nucleotide-binding protein 2, mitochondrial isoform X1: MYFRQIIRTQLVGTRTAHLNLLHRVCRAEVASLKINRVLFILVFILFSLSAAEHFHDCPTSPDGGCGTPAVSHHQERPLCTKSDEVRLAEEASKKYGSPSPTIFSKVIDKSIPADIIYEDEKCLAFRDISPQAPVHFLVIPRIPIPRISEAKDDEAELLGHLLVVAKNVAKQESLNEGYRVVINDGKHGAQSVYHLHIHVLGGRQMKWPPG, from the exons ATGTATTTTCGTCAGATTATACGGACACAGTTGGTCGGGACCAGAACGGCTCACCTCAACCTTTTGCACCGTGTTTGTCGAGCCGAGGTAGCTTCTCTAAAAATAAACCGTGTTCTTTTCATTCtcgtatttattttattctcgTTAAGTGCCGCAGAACATTTTCACGACTGTCCGACCAGCCCCGATGGGGGCTGTGGGACACCTGCGGTTTCCCACCACCAAGAG AGACCACTGTGCACCAAAAGCGATGAGGTTCGACTGGCAGAGGAGGCCAGTAAGAAGTATGGCTCCCCATCTCCAACCATCTTCTCCAAAGTGATCGACAAAAGCATCCCTGCAGATATCATTTATGAAGATGAGAAG tgtttgGCTTTCAGGGATATCAGTCCACAGGCCCCTGTTCATTTTCTCGTCATTCCAAGGATCCCAATTCCCAGAATAAGTGAGGCCAAAGATGATGAAGCAGAG CTCTTGGGACATTTGCTGGTTGTCGCCAAAAATGTTGCAAAGCAGGAATCTCTAAATGAAGGATACAGAGTTG TGATCAACGATGGGAAACacggtgctcagtctgtttacCACCTTCACATCCACGTCCTGGGAGGGAGACAGATGAAATGGCCACCAGGATAA